One stretch of Pomacea canaliculata isolate SZHN2017 linkage group LG1, ASM307304v1, whole genome shotgun sequence DNA includes these proteins:
- the LOC112565694 gene encoding LOW QUALITY PROTEIN: innexin unc-9-like (The sequence of the model RefSeq protein was modified relative to this genomic sequence to represent the inferred CDS: inserted 1 base in 1 codon), with translation MLMDSIIGSVGRVANVKVRNDDDLNDRLNHLYTTGILIIFTVVVSARQYVGDPIRCWCPAQFTGAHVDYTNNICWISNTYYIPMDFIVPEDISRRNERELTYYQWVPVVLLLQALMFYIPCLLWRLLNGQSGINVDRIVSLASEAQYESPEVRMRTIKYVVRHIDRCLDNQRESRHRCCVKLRHVLSAKLSILCGKRYGNYLLSVYFLMKVLYISNAVGQLFMLNAFLSTDYNMYGFXVLEDLVTGTEWTASRRFPRVTMCDFEIRQMTNNHRYTVQCVLPINLFNEKIYIFLWFWLVFVSMLTCYSFTSWLWHMVFPTSRVHYVRKFLKIMDRLGTGPDKKLATRFTMEYLRHDGVFTLRLIGKNSSDIVVAEIVSGLWDMYRSKKSIQIRNTTLPTNGHESEGEDV, from the exons GATGGACAGTATTATCGGGTCGGTAGGGAGAGTAGCCAACGTCAAAGTGCGCAACGATGACGACCTCAACGATCGGCTGAATCACCTGTACACTACAGGTATCCTCATTATCTTCACTGTCGTTGTCTCTGCCCGTCAATATGTGGGAGACCCCATACGTTGCTGGTGTCCTGCACAG TTCACGGGCGCGCACGTGGACTACACGAACAACATCTGCTGGATCTCCAACACCTACTACATCCCCATGGACTTTATCGTCCCGGAGGACATCAGCCGCCGCAACGAGCGCGAGCTGACCTACTACCAGTGGGTGCCCGTGGTACTCCTCCTGCAGGCCCTCATGTTCTACATCCCCTGCCTCCTGTGGCGCCTCCTCAACGGCCAGTCGGGCATCAACGTGGACCGCATCGTCTCGCTGGCCAGCGAGGCGCAGTACGAGAGCCCGGAAGTACGCATGCGCACGATCAAGTACGTCGTGCGTCACATCGATCGTTGCCTGGACAACCAGCGCGAGTCGCGGCACCGCTGTTGCGTCAAGCTTCGGCACGTGCTGTCGGCGAAGCTGTCGATCCTCTGTGGCAAGCGTTACGGTAATTACTTGCTGTCCGTGTACTTCCTCATGAAGGTCCTCTACATCTCCAACGCCGTGGGACAGCTGTTCATGCTGAACGCCTTCCTGTCCACGGACTACAACATGTACGGCT AGGTGCTGGAGGACCTCGTCACCGGCACCGAGTGGACGGCCTCGCGCCGCTTTCCGCGCGTCACCATGTGTGACTTCGAGATCCGTCAGATGACCAACAACCACCGCTACACCGTTCAGTGCGTCCTGCCCATCAACCTGTTCAACGAGAAGATTTACATCTTCCTCTGGTTCTGGCTCGTCTTCGTCTCCATGCTGACCTGCTACAGTTTCACCTCCTGGCTCTGGCACATGGTCTTTCCCACCTCGCGGGTCCACTATGTGCGCAAGTTCCTCAAGATCATGGACCGCCTGGGCACTGGCCCGGACAAGAAGCTGGCCACCCGCTTCACCATGGAGTACCTGCGACACGACGGCGTGTTCACCCTGCGGCTTATAGGCAAGAACTCCAGTGACATCGTGGTGGCGGAGATAGTGTCCGGCCTGTGGGACATGTACAGAAGCAAAAAGTCCATACAGATCCGTAACACGACCCTGCCCACCAATGGGCACGAGTCAGAAGGAGAGGATGTATAA